In the genome of Cellulomonas sp. WB94, one region contains:
- a CDS encoding TraR/DksA C4-type zinc finger protein, which yields MPATRPAAATPPTTPRRTDPDHVAHLLAVDREETLGRLAQLAADFDELVAATLSSNDDDEHDPEGSTLAFERSQVDALAQQAKHHLAEVEAAMARLADGTYGVCESCGQPIPPERLEARPVARSCIGCART from the coding sequence ATGCCCGCCACGAGACCCGCCGCCGCCACGCCGCCGACCACACCCCGCCGCACGGACCCGGATCACGTCGCGCACCTCCTGGCGGTGGACCGGGAGGAGACCCTCGGGCGACTCGCCCAGCTGGCCGCTGACTTCGATGAGCTCGTCGCCGCGACCTTGAGCTCCAACGACGACGACGAGCACGACCCGGAGGGCTCGACGCTGGCCTTCGAGCGGTCGCAGGTCGACGCACTCGCGCAGCAGGCGAAGCACCACCTGGCCGAGGTCGAGGCTGCCATGGCCCGGCTCGCGGACGGGACGTACGGCGTGTGCGAGTCCTGCGGTCAACCGATCCCGCCGGAACGCCTGGAGGCCCGACCGGTCGCCCGGAGCTGCATCGGCTGCGCGCGCACCTGA